One Parageobacillus sp. KH3-4 genomic region harbors:
- a CDS encoding GerAB/ArcD/ProY family transporter — protein MEPVKINARQLFVLIVLFEHGSAIVIPLGVGAKQDVWLAILLGLIFGLLLFFVYYHLYRYYPDAPLTAYAQYIAGPWIGNVLAFIYIVYFLYIASRVLRDFGELLLTFAYPETPLFILNAIMMLAVMYGVYKGIEVVARTGELFLTFLYLLAVSGFILIISTGLVDIHRLQPVLEEGWKRVWKVVFTETLYVPFGEMIVFTMLFPYMNNPKKMRQVAIAGMALSGINLAIIMTINVAVLGADIAVRSTFPLLDTIRKIQVANFLERLDIFFMIALIIGGFFKVSVFFYAAVIGTADLFRVQNHQRLVYPLGVMVLLLSIAIASNYPEHIREGLKIVTIYMHVPLQIVIPLCLLIVAVIRRRIFKQQ, from the coding sequence ATGGAACCGGTGAAAATAAACGCACGGCAATTGTTTGTGTTAATTGTCTTGTTTGAACACGGAAGCGCTATTGTCATTCCGCTTGGCGTAGGGGCAAAACAGGATGTTTGGCTTGCGATTTTATTAGGTTTAATATTCGGTTTATTATTGTTTTTTGTCTATTATCATCTCTATCGCTACTATCCGGATGCTCCATTGACTGCGTATGCGCAATACATTGCCGGGCCTTGGATCGGCAATGTGTTGGCGTTTATATATATTGTCTATTTTCTTTATATCGCTTCCCGCGTGCTCCGAGATTTTGGCGAGCTGTTGCTAACCTTTGCCTATCCAGAAACACCGCTCTTTATTTTAAACGCGATTATGATGTTGGCGGTGATGTATGGCGTATACAAAGGGATCGAGGTGGTTGCGCGGACGGGGGAGTTGTTTCTTACCTTTCTTTATCTTCTTGCCGTATCTGGGTTTATCTTGATCATTTCCACAGGGTTAGTGGATATTCATCGGCTGCAACCAGTTTTGGAAGAAGGATGGAAAAGAGTGTGGAAAGTCGTATTTACGGAAACGCTTTATGTTCCCTTTGGGGAAATGATTGTTTTTACGATGTTATTTCCATATATGAATAACCCGAAAAAAATGAGACAAGTCGCGATTGCAGGTATGGCGTTAAGCGGCATTAATTTAGCGATTATTATGACGATCAACGTTGCTGTACTCGGAGCGGATATTGCTGTTCGTTCCACGTTTCCGCTTTTAGATACGATACGGAAAATTCAAGTTGCTAATTTTTTGGAACGTCTTGACATATTTTTTATGATTGCCCTTATTATTGGCGGATTTTTTAAAGTATCGGTATTTTTTTACGCGGCGGTCATCGGGACAGCGGACTTATTTCGCGTGCAAAATCATCAGCGCCTCGTATACCCGCTCGGGGTGATGGTTTTGCTGTTGTCTATTGCCATTGCGAGCAACTATCCAGAACATATTAGAGAAGGGTTGAAAATTGTCACCATCTATATGCATGTACCGTTGCAAATTGTCATCCCGCTATGCTTGCTTATCGTTGCAGTCATTCGTCGCCGCATTTTCAAACAACAATAA
- a CDS encoding SpoIIE family protein phosphatase: MKLDLQAIRKTYGHRTGEGIVITDRNKMIVAVNDEAVALTGYSKEQLIGQSFYLLVSDEHHVEKYEFIWKSVLENGYWEGEIDYLVDNDRKLAQTLTVYALTSAADEFYIWRFSNIETTICSPEPEQILQAIYQTAPIAVISLCKNMAVKEWGNAAEALFGWKREEVIGREFVSLFPDQLPRMAMFSHPLKEEKERIATGECTVRRKDGTFVDVAYSVISVTDSGGNVTGYIIMANDITKQKQKEMEYKKQVELAKKIQQSVLTPPIQNGAVTMDAIYIPSDDLSGDMYACYQIDYDRYGVIIIDVMGHGISSSLVGMLLRSLLRGLIVRVIDPVYVAIELENHVRNLFPSNANELRYLFSMIYLVIDTKKKQIEYTNAGHPAGLLITEDGEVIELDKGGLAIGSPFSVPFEKGIIRYRRRTRLFLYTDGILEEIDPSILQSMNKIRHYAKMYSHLPDKQFLRMLIDRDRSPANPADDICLLSITIQ, encoded by the coding sequence GTGAAGCTAGATTTACAGGCGATAAGGAAAACATACGGCCATCGTACAGGCGAAGGAATTGTCATTACAGATCGGAATAAAATGATCGTGGCGGTAAACGATGAAGCGGTAGCGTTAACTGGTTACTCCAAGGAACAGTTAATCGGTCAATCGTTTTATCTTCTTGTTTCCGATGAACATCATGTTGAGAAGTACGAATTCATATGGAAATCGGTGTTAGAAAACGGCTATTGGGAAGGAGAAATCGATTATCTTGTCGACAATGACCGGAAATTGGCGCAAACATTAACTGTTTATGCGCTCACAAGTGCAGCGGACGAATTTTACATTTGGCGTTTTTCGAATATTGAGACAACCATCTGTTCGCCAGAACCAGAACAAATTCTTCAAGCCATTTATCAAACTGCTCCAATTGCGGTCATTTCATTGTGCAAAAATATGGCTGTAAAAGAATGGGGAAATGCGGCGGAAGCATTATTTGGATGGAAGCGCGAAGAAGTCATCGGACGGGAATTTGTTTCGTTATTTCCTGATCAGCTACCACGTATGGCGATGTTTTCTCATCCGTTAAAAGAGGAAAAAGAGCGGATTGCAACAGGGGAATGCACGGTAAGGCGAAAAGATGGGACGTTTGTGGATGTTGCTTATTCCGTCATTTCGGTCACTGATTCGGGAGGAAACGTGACAGGATACATAATAATGGCCAACGATATCACAAAGCAAAAGCAAAAGGAAATGGAGTATAAGAAGCAAGTGGAGCTTGCGAAAAAAATTCAGCAAAGCGTGTTAACGCCCCCGATACAAAACGGTGCGGTGACGATGGATGCAATTTATATTCCGTCGGACGACTTGTCTGGAGACATGTACGCGTGTTATCAAATTGATTATGATCGCTATGGCGTCATTATTATTGACGTGATGGGACACGGCATTTCCTCTTCGCTCGTCGGCATGCTGCTTCGCTCGCTGTTAAGAGGGTTGATTGTGCGCGTTATCGACCCCGTGTATGTCGCCATAGAGCTAGAAAATCATGTGCGGAATTTATTCCCTAGCAATGCGAATGAACTGAGATATTTATTTTCGATGATTTATTTAGTCATTGATACGAAAAAAAAGCAGATCGAATATACGAATGCCGGGCATCCAGCTGGATTGTTAATTACGGAAGATGGAGAAGTCATTGAGTTGGATAAAGGCGGGTTGGCGATCGGCAGTCCGTTTTCCGTTCCGTTTGAAAAGGGGATTATTCGTTATCGGCGGCGGACAAGATTGTTTTTATATACAGACGGGATTTTGGAGGAAATCGACCCGTCTATTTTGCAAAGCATGAATAAAATTCGCCACTATGCAAAAATGTATAGTCATTTGCCAGATAAACAATTTTTGCGCATGTTGATCGATCGCGATCGGTCACCAGCGAATCCCGCCGATGATATATGTTTATTATCGATTACGATTCAATAA
- a CDS encoding Ger(x)C family spore germination protein has protein sequence MKRKMAIILSLLLYATILSGCWSKKELTDLAFVIAVGIDKTKDGKYMMIFQVVNPGNVAGATQRGGGSGGVPVSIYKATGDNIVEASRKASKKLSRLIYYAHTNLVVISEEIAKEGIDGLLDALERNSQFRTTAMVVIARHHSAEDVLKILTPIDKISANQIIKTLQFSEKVWGQTMNVHVGDVIYDLDSTGKAPVISGVEIVGGVKKGKRQANVQASEPDTRLNINGIAMFKNGKLVGWVFGETARGVSWVMDKIEQTSITVEWKRKKEAVSYKVVRAKTSVAAHMKNGKPSISIRIKAEGDIGESLVPVDFTNPMQIFALEKKIEQTIKSEVVHAVEKAKKEKTDIFGFGNAVYRSYPREWKKMKRAWDESIFPQLEVNVTVDAFIRRTGLRTKPYIFGE, from the coding sequence ATGAAACGAAAAATGGCAATCATTCTTTCACTTTTGTTATATGCAACTATCCTTTCCGGATGTTGGAGTAAAAAAGAGCTGACCGATTTGGCATTTGTCATCGCGGTCGGGATTGATAAAACAAAGGATGGAAAATATATGATGATTTTTCAAGTCGTCAACCCCGGAAACGTCGCCGGTGCGACACAGCGAGGCGGAGGTAGCGGCGGGGTGCCGGTTTCCATCTATAAAGCGACAGGAGATAACATCGTCGAAGCGAGCCGGAAAGCGTCTAAAAAGCTATCACGGCTTATATACTACGCGCATACAAACTTAGTTGTTATTAGCGAAGAAATTGCGAAAGAAGGAATCGACGGGCTGTTGGATGCACTCGAAAGAAATAGTCAGTTTCGCACGACCGCGATGGTTGTGATCGCCCGCCATCATTCCGCAGAAGATGTTCTGAAAATATTAACGCCTATTGATAAAATTTCAGCAAATCAAATTATAAAAACATTGCAGTTTTCGGAAAAAGTGTGGGGACAAACGATGAATGTCCATGTAGGGGATGTCATTTATGATCTTGATTCCACAGGAAAAGCGCCAGTCATTAGCGGTGTGGAGATTGTCGGAGGAGTGAAGAAGGGAAAACGGCAGGCGAACGTGCAAGCTTCCGAGCCTGATACACGATTAAATATTAATGGTATCGCTATGTTTAAGAATGGCAAATTGGTTGGATGGGTTTTTGGCGAGACAGCGCGCGGAGTGTCATGGGTGATGGATAAAATTGAACAGACGAGCATTACGGTCGAATGGAAACGAAAAAAAGAAGCAGTATCCTATAAAGTCGTTCGGGCGAAAACGAGTGTGGCGGCGCATATGAAAAACGGGAAACCGTCGATTTCGATTCGCATTAAGGCAGAGGGAGATATCGGCGAATCGCTTGTACCAGTTGACTTTACAAATCCGATGCAAATTTTTGCGCTAGAAAAAAAGATTGAACAAACGATAAAAAGTGAAGTCGTTCACGCGGTGGAAAAAGCGAAAAAAGAAAAAACGGATATTTTCGGGTTTGGAAATGCTGTCTACCGTTCGTATCCGCGTGAATGGAAAAAGATGAAACGCGCTTGGGACGAAAGCATTTTCCCACAATTAGAAGTGAATGTGACGGTAGATGCGTTTATTCGCCGGACGGGATTGCGTACTAAACCGTACATATTTGGAGAATAA
- a CDS encoding ATP-binding protein, protein MYEMTIQCVATDEAIDFCDLLAEQIARFLSVQDCDMFVLSVHEAVINSVEAIKQLGKEAAKKTFLLSLRITEEDVTVTVADEGDGIPIKQLERMREKSLEDLLLAESGRGLLLIKETMDDIWFERQENGKCAIAMRMRRGRNG, encoded by the coding sequence ATGTACGAAATGACAATACAATGTGTAGCGACAGATGAGGCCATTGATTTTTGCGATTTGCTGGCGGAACAAATTGCCCGTTTTCTTTCGGTTCAAGATTGCGATATGTTCGTGTTATCTGTTCACGAAGCTGTCATTAATTCGGTGGAAGCAATCAAGCAATTGGGGAAGGAAGCGGCAAAGAAGACGTTTTTATTATCTTTGCGAATTACGGAGGAGGATGTAACTGTAACAGTTGCGGATGAAGGGGATGGAATTCCGATCAAACAGCTGGAACGAATGAGGGAGAAAAGCCTTGAAGATTTGTTGCTTGCGGAATCTGGTCGCGGGCTTTTGCTGATAAAAGAAACGATGGATGATATATGGTTCGAACGTCAAGAAAATGGAAAATGCGCGATTGCGATGAGAATGAGGAGAGGGCGCAATGGATAG
- a CDS encoding anti-sigma factor antagonist (This anti-anti-sigma factor, or anti-sigma factor antagonist, belongs to a family that includes characterized members SpoIIAA, RsbV, RsfA, and RsfB.): MDSRISTLELEMTSSEQYGKISLKGKLVYNTQQLARQMIEMALSEMKGDVVVMDVSNLLFIDSTGLALLIHFLKKEVSKQKKVIFTVSSNKTIEKLLMIAKFHKLFPIVESEQDVIPFFASSYGAIVDQKTLMQIWTEARKRD; encoded by the coding sequence ATGGATAGTCGGATATCCACTCTTGAGTTGGAGATGACATCGTCAGAACAATATGGAAAAATATCGTTGAAAGGGAAGCTAGTTTACAATACGCAGCAACTTGCGAGGCAAATGATTGAAATGGCGCTGTCCGAAATGAAAGGGGACGTCGTCGTGATGGACGTCAGCAATCTCCTGTTTATTGATAGTACCGGTTTGGCGCTATTAATCCATTTTTTAAAAAAGGAAGTTTCCAAACAAAAGAAAGTGATCTTTACTGTTTCTTCGAATAAAACGATAGAAAAGCTATTGATGATCGCGAAATTTCATAAATTATTTCCAATCGTAGAGAGCGAACAAGATGTCATTCCGTTTTTCGCTTCTTCGTATGGAGCGATTGTAGATCAAAAAACGTTGATGCAAATTTGGACTGAAGCGCGGAAACGGGATTGA